In one Spirosoma rigui genomic region, the following are encoded:
- a CDS encoding pyrophosphohydrolase domain-containing protein yields the protein MQQPDSLNQVAEFHRTFQAPILETPQIPSDARAQLRVSLLAEELDEFREAIAEGDLVAVADALCDLQYVLSGAVLEFGLGHAFKALFDEVQRSNMSKACLTIAEAEATVAQYQAKGVPCHYRESEGKFLVFRDADHKTLKSVNYSPADLDRILAR from the coding sequence ATGCAACAACCCGATTCATTAAACCAGGTCGCCGAGTTTCACCGTACCTTCCAGGCTCCAATTCTGGAAACACCCCAAATCCCATCCGACGCCCGGGCTCAGCTGCGGGTATCGCTGCTGGCCGAAGAACTGGACGAATTCCGCGAAGCCATTGCCGAAGGCGATCTGGTCGCAGTAGCCGATGCGCTGTGCGATCTGCAATACGTCCTGTCCGGTGCCGTTCTTGAATTCGGTCTCGGCCACGCGTTCAAAGCGCTCTTCGACGAAGTGCAGCGCTCCAACATGAGTAAAGCCTGCCTGACCATTGCCGAAGCCGAAGCCACCGTGGCACAGTACCAGGCTAAAGGCGTTCCCTGTCACTACCGCGAATCGGAAGGCAAGTTTCTGGTTTTCCGCGATGCCGATCATAAAACACTGAAAAGTGTGAACTACTCCCCCGCCGACCTGGACCGTATTCTGGCCAGATAA
- the pepT gene encoding peptidase T, whose amino-acid sequence MENYTYTALDRFLRYVQIDTQSDPQSVTNPSTEKQKDLSRILVQELLDMGIADAEMDEWGYVYATLPANTDKANVPVLCFCSHVDTSPDVTGAGVKPIIHQQYDGSDIILPDDTAQIIRVTDHPDLLNQTGNDIVTASGTTLLGADNKAGLAEIMDAAHYLITHPVVKHGTIRLLFTPDEEVGRGTEKVDIQKLGADVGYTIDGESLGTLEDETFSADAVKITIKGVSTHPGFAKGKLENAIKIAADVLAALPKDTLSPETTEAKEGFVHPTRLEGNQDQAVLEFIIRDFTEVGLHDKEAYLQDQLNTVLAHYPGSTAEFVVKEQYRNMKEVLDQHPAVVDNALEAIRRAGLSARQRSIRGGTDGSRLSFMGLPCPNIFAGEHAFHSRQEWVSVQDMQAAVDVIVEVAKVWEERA is encoded by the coding sequence ATGGAGAACTACACCTACACCGCCCTCGACCGCTTTCTGCGCTACGTCCAAATCGATACCCAGTCGGACCCGCAGTCGGTCACCAACCCGAGTACCGAAAAACAGAAAGACCTGAGCCGGATACTCGTGCAGGAGTTACTCGACATGGGCATTGCCGACGCGGAGATGGACGAATGGGGCTACGTGTATGCCACCCTTCCGGCTAATACCGACAAGGCCAATGTACCCGTGCTCTGTTTCTGCTCCCACGTCGACACCTCTCCCGATGTGACCGGTGCGGGGGTGAAGCCGATTATCCACCAGCAGTACGACGGGTCGGACATTATCCTGCCCGATGACACCGCTCAGATCATCCGGGTTACGGATCACCCGGATCTACTCAACCAGACCGGCAACGACATCGTTACCGCCAGCGGTACAACGCTCTTGGGTGCGGATAACAAAGCGGGTCTGGCCGAGATCATGGACGCAGCCCACTACCTGATTACCCACCCGGTCGTAAAACACGGTACCATCAGGCTGCTGTTCACCCCCGACGAAGAGGTGGGTCGGGGTACTGAAAAAGTCGATATTCAAAAATTGGGGGCCGACGTCGGTTATACCATCGACGGCGAATCGCTGGGTACGCTCGAAGACGAAACGTTTTCGGCCGATGCCGTCAAGATCACGATTAAAGGCGTCAGTACGCACCCCGGCTTTGCCAAGGGCAAGCTGGAAAACGCGATCAAAATTGCCGCTGACGTACTGGCTGCGTTACCAAAGGATACTCTTTCGCCCGAAACCACTGAGGCTAAAGAAGGCTTCGTTCACCCCACTCGGCTGGAGGGCAACCAGGATCAGGCGGTCCTGGAATTCATCATCCGCGATTTTACCGAAGTGGGGCTGCACGACAAAGAAGCCTATCTCCAGGACCAGCTCAATACGGTACTGGCCCACTATCCCGGCTCCACGGCCGAGTTTGTGGTGAAAGAGCAGTACCGCAACATGAAAGAAGTGCTGGACCAGCACCCGGCCGTTGTCGATAACGCGCTGGAAGCCATTCGGCGGGCGGGTCTGTCGGCCCGGCAGCGGAGCATCCGGGGCGGCACCGACGGGTCGCGCCTGTCGTTCATGGGCCTGCCCTGCCCCAACATTTTCGCCGGGGAGCACGCGTTTCACTCCCGCCAGGAGTGGGTATCCGTGCAGGACATGCAGGCGGCCGTCGACGTGATCGTGGAAGTGGCTAAGGTGTGGGAAGAGCGGGCTTAG
- a CDS encoding TonB-dependent receptor domain-containing protein, translating into MNRSVTFALLFLASLPALAQTLTGTVREASASPASFAALKLLRATDSSFVAGTIADEQGQYRFSNLSDGRYRVQASVVGMRNETSPVVTVRAGQPLTLEPLQLQPASQALTTVTIRAQKPLVEQQIDKTVLNVASDATAQGKSAYELLQQAPGVVIDPNDNIQMAGKRGATVFIDGKPTNLSAADLANLLRATPASGIETVELISNPSARYDAQGGAGIINIKRRRDKTLGLNGRVSGGYGQSDHHRANAALDLNYRAQHVNLFGNAAVSDNFQITNVLIDRYATGTRFLQRGYDSDGTRAIVYKAGVDYFMGTRHTLGLILSGNSASNQFGTYTTTGLTNSRGVLDSSLINRVTNPSLNNRLNASLNYRYTDTSGLELNVDIDFTRFGNAAPNTITSDYVNPTGDVLLRRRYRFDARTDITISTVKGDLVKAWKTTRTELETGFKHTDVSTDNGLLAFLGGGQSGTPEQPDRNRTNRFQYREQVSAGYASLKQPLGKKWMAQAGLRIEHTTVRGRSTDILNGTGSSNGTNKPDTSYVNLFPSAFLQYQASEKNQFSVKYGRRIGRPNYQDLNPFIYQIDPYTSQRGNPFLRPDYTQNTELSYTYNQAMTVSLGHSHTTDFSTDVVRQEKLVAYQTVANVGQVNAVNLSVNAPLPIRKWWNGYVYAGATWNRFQGRLSPNEPFDQRAFAFQAYMQHSFTLSNQWVAQVSGFWNAPTTQTIYRIGGMGSINLSVQKKVLDGRGNVSLLVDDVLNQMRYRQTANYGTAPDNRQHFYIDRKWESWRVSLRFSYRFGSTDVKENRNRETGPDASRIKTKANL; encoded by the coding sequence ATGAATCGCTCTGTTACCTTCGCTTTGTTATTCTTAGCCAGCCTGCCTGCCCTGGCTCAGACCTTAACCGGTACCGTACGGGAAGCCAGTGCATCTCCCGCATCCTTTGCAGCCCTTAAACTCCTCCGCGCCACCGACTCGTCTTTCGTTGCGGGTACAATAGCCGACGAGCAGGGTCAGTACCGGTTCTCGAATCTATCCGATGGTCGCTACCGGGTTCAGGCGTCGGTCGTTGGCATGCGCAACGAAACGAGTCCGGTGGTCACCGTTCGGGCTGGCCAGCCCCTCACCCTCGAACCACTCCAACTGCAGCCAGCCAGCCAGGCGCTGACCACCGTAACGATTCGCGCTCAGAAACCCCTGGTAGAGCAGCAGATCGACAAAACGGTGCTCAATGTTGCGTCGGATGCGACGGCGCAGGGTAAATCGGCGTATGAACTGTTGCAGCAGGCACCCGGGGTGGTCATTGACCCAAATGATAACATCCAGATGGCGGGCAAACGGGGTGCAACCGTATTCATCGACGGCAAGCCCACCAATCTGTCGGCGGCTGATCTGGCGAACCTGCTCCGGGCAACCCCGGCATCGGGTATTGAGACGGTAGAGCTGATCTCGAATCCATCGGCACGGTACGACGCGCAGGGGGGTGCGGGGATCATCAACATCAAACGCCGGCGCGACAAAACGTTGGGGCTGAACGGCCGGGTATCGGGCGGGTACGGTCAGAGTGACCATCACCGCGCGAATGCCGCACTCGATCTAAACTACCGGGCGCAACACGTCAACCTGTTCGGTAATGCCGCCGTCAGCGATAATTTTCAAATCACCAACGTATTGATTGATCGCTACGCAACGGGTACCCGGTTTCTACAGCGTGGTTATGATTCTGACGGTACCCGGGCTATCGTTTACAAAGCAGGCGTCGACTATTTCATGGGGACCCGCCACACCCTTGGCCTGATTCTTTCCGGTAATTCGGCCTCCAATCAGTTTGGTACGTATACCACCACTGGTCTCACCAATAGCCGGGGAGTTCTGGATTCGAGTCTCATTAATCGGGTCACAAATCCCAGCCTGAACAACCGGCTGAATGCCTCCCTGAATTACCGGTATACCGATACCTCAGGACTGGAACTGAACGTTGATATTGATTTCACCCGCTTCGGGAATGCAGCCCCCAACACCATCACCAGCGATTATGTCAACCCCACCGGAGACGTTTTGCTCCGTCGGCGCTACCGGTTCGATGCCCGGACCGACATCACCATCAGTACGGTTAAAGGGGATCTGGTGAAAGCCTGGAAAACAACCCGTACCGAACTCGAAACGGGCTTTAAACACACTGATGTCAGCACCGACAATGGTCTGCTGGCCTTTCTGGGGGGTGGTCAGTCGGGCACGCCGGAGCAACCCGACCGGAACCGCACCAACCGCTTTCAGTACCGGGAACAGGTCAGCGCGGGGTATGCCTCGCTGAAACAACCGCTTGGTAAAAAATGGATGGCCCAGGCTGGCCTTCGCATCGAACACACCACCGTTCGGGGTCGGTCGACGGATATCCTGAACGGAACCGGCTCATCCAACGGAACCAACAAACCAGATACCAGCTACGTCAACCTGTTTCCGTCGGCTTTTTTACAGTACCAGGCGTCCGAAAAAAATCAGTTTTCCGTCAAGTACGGCCGGCGGATCGGGCGGCCCAACTACCAGGATCTGAATCCCTTTATTTACCAGATCGACCCCTACACCAGCCAACGGGGAAACCCGTTCCTGCGGCCTGACTACACCCAGAATACGGAACTGAGTTACACCTACAACCAGGCCATGACCGTTTCGCTGGGCCACAGCCACACCACTGATTTTTCCACCGATGTAGTGCGGCAGGAGAAGCTGGTGGCTTACCAGACGGTAGCCAACGTGGGCCAGGTGAATGCAGTTAACCTGTCGGTCAACGCCCCCTTACCCATCCGGAAGTGGTGGAACGGATACGTCTACGCCGGGGCCACCTGGAATCGGTTTCAGGGACGCCTTTCGCCCAATGAGCCCTTCGACCAGCGGGCCTTTGCGTTTCAGGCTTACATGCAGCACTCGTTTACGCTATCGAACCAATGGGTCGCCCAGGTGTCCGGCTTCTGGAATGCCCCAACGACCCAAACCATCTACCGTATTGGCGGTATGGGGTCAATAAACCTGAGCGTACAGAAAAAAGTACTCGACGGTCGCGGTAACGTATCTCTCCTGGTCGACGATGTGCTGAACCAGATGCGGTACCGGCAAACGGCGAATTATGGCACTGCCCCCGACAACCGGCAGCATTTCTATATCGACCGGAAGTGGGAAAGCTGGCGGGTGAGTCTGCGGTTTAGTTACCGCTTCGGCAGCACTGACGTAAAAGAAAACCGGAACCGCGAGACGGGACCCGACGCCAGCCGGATCAAAACGAAAGCAAATCTCTAA
- a CDS encoding helix-turn-helix domain-containing protein: MTFYFSPYSTPLLFGFVQAWVYAILLWLRGYREERLSDKLLGWVLVGCALNIWEYMLGFGGIEILWRELEFFPRSLGYLFPVLCYFYLKSQFNAGFRFGWRDLWHTVPFLIFTLYHVSVFAMGHDAVLRWEETVHHPYHIANLEFAVGVAIDLLYLYWSLQLYQQYRAWIKTQFSETDSISFRWFRNFLLMLTITAFFSYLMTTLSLTLRLNFFQDWWDELFEVVLIYYLSINGYAQTQSVRRLTFHAPPSADTGQRDTALATVSLPLVLTGEEQGQAATQHSDPGPPAMSDELLRLREKLTDYMISERPYLEPELSLADLSRRLHTNPVILSQVINAGLGKNFNDFINEYRVDAFKRQVLNPANTHLSFLGIALDCGFNSKATFNRAFRKFTGQSPGEFLTTQAATR; this comes from the coding sequence ATGACCTTCTATTTCTCTCCTTATTCAACCCCACTGCTGTTTGGCTTTGTGCAGGCCTGGGTCTATGCCATTCTGCTGTGGCTACGGGGATACCGCGAGGAACGGTTATCCGACAAGTTACTGGGTTGGGTGCTGGTAGGCTGCGCGCTCAACATCTGGGAGTATATGCTGGGGTTCGGGGGCATCGAAATTTTGTGGCGTGAGCTTGAGTTCTTTCCCCGCTCGCTGGGCTACCTGTTCCCGGTGTTGTGTTACTTCTACCTGAAGAGCCAGTTTAACGCCGGTTTTCGGTTCGGCTGGCGTGACCTCTGGCATACGGTCCCCTTTCTGATCTTCACGCTTTACCACGTCAGCGTTTTCGCGATGGGGCACGACGCCGTCTTGCGGTGGGAGGAAACGGTACATCACCCCTACCACATTGCCAATCTTGAGTTTGCGGTCGGGGTGGCCATCGACCTGCTGTACCTGTACTGGTCCCTGCAACTCTACCAGCAGTACCGGGCCTGGATCAAAACGCAGTTCTCCGAGACCGACTCCATCAGCTTCCGCTGGTTCCGAAACTTTCTGCTCATGCTGACCATCACGGCCTTCTTCAGCTACCTGATGACCACTTTGAGCCTGACCCTGCGGTTGAATTTCTTTCAGGACTGGTGGGACGAACTGTTTGAGGTTGTGCTGATTTACTACCTTAGCATCAACGGGTATGCACAGACCCAGTCGGTCCGGCGACTCACGTTTCACGCGCCCCCTTCAGCTGACACCGGGCAACGGGACACAGCCCTGGCCACGGTGTCGCTCCCGCTGGTTTTGACGGGCGAAGAGCAGGGGCAGGCCGCTACGCAGCATTCTGACCCAGGCCCCCCCGCCATGTCCGATGAGTTACTGCGACTGCGGGAAAAGCTTACGGACTACATGATCAGCGAACGGCCTTACCTGGAACCGGAACTCTCGCTCGCCGATCTTTCCCGCCGGCTTCATACCAACCCGGTCATTTTGTCGCAGGTGATTAACGCTGGCCTTGGCAAGAATTTCAACGATTTCATTAATGAATATCGCGTTGACGCATTCAAACGACAGGTGCTGAACCCCGCCAACACCCATCTCTCTTTTCTGGGTATCGCCCTCGACTGCGGCTTCAATTCCAAAGCTACCTTCAACCGCGCCTTCCGGAAATTCACCGGTCAGTCACCCGGTGAATTCCTGACCACCCAGGCGGCTACCCGCTGA
- a CDS encoding MBL fold metallo-hydrolase, translating into MESQVDFDELAPEYTTSQSPYDVTHDVAGLKTLIVNVYFIGEPGAGNPWVLVDAGLPGYAGQIKKKAEALFGPDNKPRAIVLTHGHFDHTGSLKSLLKEWDVPVYAHPLELPYLTGKSSYPPPDPAIGGGFMSYSSFIFPIGPDDFGDRIKELPAGGAIPELPGWRVIHTPGHAPGHISLFRDSDRTLIAGDAFVATNQNSAISVATQKEEVFGPPAYFTCDWHAAEKSVRILNDLNPTAAGTGHGIAVRGLDLTLGLNRLASHFTDAIPSEGRYVKQAAVTDESGIVAMPSPTSYTLAKAIGWGILAGVLLYALWPGSHDDDDN; encoded by the coding sequence ATGGAATCGCAAGTGGATTTTGATGAACTGGCTCCCGAGTATACAACCAGCCAGTCACCTTATGACGTCACACACGATGTGGCCGGGCTGAAAACGCTGATCGTTAATGTGTATTTTATTGGCGAACCGGGTGCGGGCAACCCCTGGGTGCTGGTTGATGCGGGCTTACCAGGCTACGCAGGTCAAATTAAAAAGAAGGCCGAAGCCCTCTTCGGTCCCGACAATAAACCCCGGGCTATTGTGTTGACCCATGGTCATTTTGACCATACGGGTTCTCTCAAGTCATTACTTAAGGAATGGGACGTGCCGGTTTACGCCCACCCGCTCGAGTTACCTTACCTGACAGGTAAATCGAGCTATCCCCCACCCGATCCGGCAATCGGGGGTGGCTTTATGTCCTACAGTTCATTTATTTTCCCGATTGGGCCCGACGATTTTGGGGACCGGATCAAGGAGTTGCCCGCTGGCGGTGCCATTCCGGAACTACCCGGCTGGCGGGTTATTCATACCCCCGGCCATGCCCCCGGTCACATTTCTCTTTTCCGGGACAGCGACCGCACACTCATTGCCGGTGACGCGTTCGTGGCAACGAATCAAAACTCCGCTATTTCCGTAGCCACCCAGAAGGAGGAAGTGTTTGGGCCACCCGCCTACTTCACCTGCGACTGGCACGCGGCCGAAAAATCGGTGCGGATCCTCAACGATCTGAATCCCACGGCAGCCGGTACGGGTCATGGAATTGCCGTTCGGGGTCTGGACCTGACACTCGGACTGAACCGGCTGGCCAGTCACTTTACGGACGCTATTCCGTCAGAAGGCCGGTACGTGAAACAGGCGGCCGTAACCGACGAAAGTGGTATCGTGGCTATGCCATCACCAACGTCCTACACCCTGGCGAAAGCCATTGGCTGGGGTATATTGGCGGGTGTACTACTGTACGCGCTCTGGCCCGGCAGCCACGATGACGACGACAATTAA
- a CDS encoding ribonuclease H1 domain-containing protein encodes MAQKKPKFYVVWKGRTTGVFDSWDDCQRQTAGFDGALFKSFDSKTAALKAYKEKPHAHIGQGTKPAAKQGKLDGLVGNPIQDSLVVDAAWNTASGDMEYQGIYLATRQKLFLKGPYADGTNNIGEFLAIVHALALLHQKGSTIPIYSDSRTAISWVKKKRANTKLEETARNAELFELLDRAETWLRTHTFSNPVLKWETTVWGENPADFGRK; translated from the coding sequence ATGGCCCAGAAGAAACCCAAATTTTATGTCGTCTGGAAAGGTCGAACCACCGGCGTTTTCGACTCGTGGGACGATTGCCAACGGCAAACGGCGGGTTTCGACGGAGCGCTGTTTAAATCGTTCGACAGCAAGACAGCCGCCCTGAAAGCGTACAAGGAGAAACCTCACGCGCACATTGGTCAGGGTACCAAGCCCGCAGCCAAACAGGGTAAGCTGGACGGGCTGGTGGGCAATCCCATTCAGGACAGTCTGGTAGTTGACGCGGCCTGGAACACGGCCTCCGGCGACATGGAATACCAGGGTATTTACCTCGCAACGCGGCAAAAGCTTTTTCTGAAGGGGCCCTACGCCGACGGCACCAATAACATCGGCGAGTTTTTGGCTATCGTTCATGCGCTGGCGCTGTTACACCAGAAGGGAAGCACCATTCCCATTTATTCCGATTCGCGAACGGCAATCAGCTGGGTGAAAAAGAAACGGGCCAATACCAAACTCGAAGAAACCGCCCGCAACGCCGAGCTGTTCGAGCTGCTGGACCGGGCCGAAACCTGGCTCCGGACCCACACCTTCTCCAATCCGGTACTGAAATGGGAAACCACCGTCTGGGGCGAAAACCCCGCCGATTTTGGTCGTAAGTAA
- a CDS encoding tRNA1(Val) (adenine(37)-N6)-methyltransferase, whose translation MFSFKRFTIRQDRTAMKVCTDACVLGAYADVADESGRPARILDIGTGTGLLALMAAQRNPVARIDAVEVDEAAFGQARENVANSPFADRVRVWLGRVQAFVPSLPATADRHGAEDGIAGEDALYHRILTNPPFYTNHLRSPDSAVNRALHTDELPFTELVDAVQTLLRPDGQWWVLLPPHETSVLTQLAATAGLHPFRQLHLRHNDGKPIFRMITGFAYTRQAVQTETLAVHESVGSAYTPVFRALLRDFYLIF comes from the coding sequence ATGTTCAGCTTCAAGCGATTCACCATACGGCAGGACCGGACCGCCATGAAGGTCTGTACGGATGCCTGCGTGCTGGGCGCCTACGCCGATGTAGCCGATGAATCCGGCCGTCCAGCCCGTATCCTCGACATTGGTACCGGAACGGGTTTGCTGGCGCTGATGGCCGCCCAGCGTAATCCGGTCGCCCGCATCGATGCCGTTGAAGTAGACGAAGCAGCGTTCGGGCAGGCCCGGGAAAACGTGGCGAATAGTCCCTTTGCCGATCGGGTGCGGGTATGGTTGGGCCGGGTGCAGGCGTTCGTGCCCTCGTTACCCGCAACGGCAGACCGTCACGGGGCAGAGGACGGGATTGCGGGAGAGGATGCCCTTTACCACCGTATTCTCACCAATCCCCCCTTTTATACCAATCACCTTCGCTCCCCGGATTCGGCGGTGAACCGGGCGCTGCACACCGACGAGCTGCCATTTACCGAGCTGGTCGACGCGGTTCAAACGTTGCTCAGACCGGATGGGCAATGGTGGGTGTTGCTGCCCCCTCACGAAACGAGCGTCTTAACGCAACTGGCCGCTACGGCAGGGCTTCACCCCTTCCGGCAGCTGCACCTGCGCCACAACGACGGAAAGCCCATTTTCCGGATGATTACGGGCTTTGCCTACACCCGGCAGGCAGTGCAAACCGAGACGCTGGCCGTCCATGAATCGGTCGGGTCTGCCTACACACCGGTATTCCGGGCGTTGCTGCGCGATTTTTACCTGATATTCTAA
- a CDS encoding glycosyltransferase family 2 protein, with protein sequence MIESLQLTILIPLYNEDESLPELHDWIVRVMAENRYTYEVLFVDDGSTDNSWTIIEQLAARNSHVRGIRFNRNYGKTAGLQTGFLAARGQVIITMDADLQDSPDEIPELYRMIVEDKYDLVSGWKQKRYDPLTKTLPTKLFNAVSRWISGVQLHDFNCGLKAYRQRVVKTIAPSLYGDMHRNLPIIANWNGFGRIGEKVVQHRARKYGTTKFGLERFVNGFLDVLVIAFVHRFSKRPMHFFGTFGTLSFFVGTVLAVWIIVQKLIQIAQGVKYRDATDNPLFYFGLVAIILGVQLFLAGFLGEMLVRQSLSKTTDSLVAERVGFAGSVPV encoded by the coding sequence ATGATCGAGTCGCTTCAACTGACCATCCTTATCCCGCTTTACAACGAAGACGAGTCGCTGCCCGAACTGCACGACTGGATCGTTCGGGTCATGGCCGAGAATAGGTATACGTACGAAGTGCTGTTCGTCGATGACGGCAGTACTGATAATTCCTGGACTATCATTGAACAGCTGGCGGCCCGCAACTCACACGTGCGCGGCATCCGGTTCAACCGCAACTACGGCAAAACGGCGGGTCTGCAAACGGGCTTTCTGGCCGCCCGGGGCCAGGTAATTATCACCATGGATGCCGATCTGCAGGACAGTCCCGACGAAATTCCGGAACTCTACCGGATGATCGTTGAGGATAAATACGACCTCGTTTCGGGCTGGAAACAGAAACGCTACGACCCGTTAACGAAAACCCTGCCCACCAAGCTTTTTAATGCCGTATCGCGCTGGATTTCGGGCGTGCAGCTCCACGACTTTAACTGCGGCCTGAAAGCCTACCGGCAACGCGTAGTGAAAACGATTGCCCCGTCGCTTTACGGCGATATGCACCGGAACCTACCCATCATAGCCAACTGGAATGGATTTGGCCGTATCGGGGAGAAAGTTGTCCAACACCGGGCCCGCAAATACGGGACCACCAAATTCGGTCTGGAACGGTTCGTCAACGGCTTCCTCGACGTACTGGTGATTGCTTTTGTGCACCGGTTCAGCAAACGCCCCATGCACTTCTTCGGTACGTTTGGCACCCTGTCGTTCTTCGTTGGAACGGTACTGGCCGTATGGATCATTGTTCAGAAACTCATCCAGATCGCGCAGGGCGTTAAATACCGCGACGCCACGGATAATCCCCTGTTTTACTTCGGCCTGGTAGCCATCATCCTGGGGGTACAACTGTTTCTGGCGGGGTTTCTGGGGGAGATGCTCGTTCGCCAGAGCCTGAGCAAAACCACCGACTCGCTGGTTGCCGAACGGGTTGGCTTTGCAGGGTCCGTACCCGTTTAA
- a CDS encoding inorganic pyrophosphatase: MAKTPSKAHPWHGISAGENAPEIITAFIEIVPTDTVKYEIDKESGYLKIDRPQQYSNIIPALYGFIPRTFCGDGVAKLASERSGRFIEMGDGDPLDICVLTEREITHGDILLQAIPIGGFRLIDKGEADDKIIAVLKGDSMYGQFDELADLPEAVVKRLRHYFMTYKNLPDEPAVMELANIYGREEALAVIRTSMKDYTEMPA, encoded by the coding sequence ATGGCAAAAACTCCCTCCAAAGCTCACCCCTGGCACGGTATCTCGGCCGGCGAAAATGCACCGGAAATCATTACTGCTTTTATTGAAATTGTACCGACCGATACTGTTAAGTACGAAATAGACAAAGAATCGGGCTACCTCAAAATTGACCGCCCGCAGCAGTATTCCAATATTATCCCCGCACTCTACGGCTTCATCCCCCGCACCTTCTGCGGGGATGGCGTTGCCAAACTGGCATCGGAGCGTTCGGGTCGGTTTATCGAGATGGGCGACGGTGACCCGCTCGACATCTGCGTGCTGACCGAGCGCGAAATTACCCACGGCGACATTCTGCTGCAGGCTATCCCCATCGGTGGCTTCCGGCTTATCGACAAAGGCGAAGCCGACGACAAGATCATTGCTGTACTGAAAGGCGACTCCATGTACGGACAGTTCGACGAGCTGGCCGACCTGCCTGAAGCGGTTGTGAAGCGCCTGCGTCACTACTTCATGACGTATAAAAACCTGCCCGATGAGCCTGCCGTTATGGAACTGGCAAACATCTACGGCCGTGAAGAAGCCCTGGCCGTGATCCGGACCTCGATGAAGGATTATACCGAAATGCCCGCCTAG